In Humulus lupulus chromosome 6, drHumLupu1.1, whole genome shotgun sequence, a single genomic region encodes these proteins:
- the LOC133785476 gene encoding DNA topoisomerase 2-like: MVFAQPPFNLRTATQPSFDHNSLCDWSWLFFSSELYGNFNSFVNLIATIKGGTHVDHVTSQITNHVMNLVNKKNKNANFKAHNMKNYLWVFVNALIDNPTFDSQTKETLTIHPSSFGSKCELPPEFLKKVAKSGIVDSLLSWANFKQNKDLKKTDGAKTERVHNINKLEDANEARGRNSKKCTLILTEGDSAKALTMAGLSVVGRDHYGVFPLRGKLLNVGKLALPR; this comes from the exons ATGGTATTTGCCCAGCCGCCGTTCAACCTCAGGACAGCAACCCAGCCATCGTTCGACCACAACAGCCTATGTGACTGGAGTTGGCTTTTCTTCTCCAGCGAGTTATATGGCAATTTCAACAG CTTTGTAAATTTGATTGCCACAATCAAGGGTGGAACTCATGTAGATCACGTCACAAGTCAGATCACTAATCATGTCATGAATCttgtaaataagaagaacaagaatgCCAACTTTAAAGCCCACAATATGAAGAATTATTTATGGGTTTTTGTCAATGCTCTTATTGACAATCCTACTTTTGATTCTCAAACTAAAGAAACTCTTACCATTCATCCAAGCAGTTTTGGGTCTAAATGTGAACTCCCACCAGAGTTCTTAAAGAAAG TGGCAAAGTCTGGCATTGTGGATAGTCTTCTTTCCTGGGCCAACTTCAAGCAGAACAAGGATCTTAAGAAAACAGATGGAGCTAAGACAGAAAGGGTTCACAATATCAATAAGCTGGAGGATGCTAATGAAGCCAGAGGAAGGAACTCTAAAAAATGTACCTTGATTTTGACTGAAGGAGATTCGGCCAAAGCTCTAACA ATGGCTGGACTCTCTGTCGTTGGTCGAGACCATTATGGTGTTTTCCCATTGAGGGGTAAACTACTCAATGTAGGGAAGCTTGCGCTACCCAGGTGA